The following are from one region of the Georgenia sp. M64 genome:
- a CDS encoding GAF domain-containing protein, which translates to MSAEAPGDDGIHVRRATDATGGADRRPDTIASNTSSLLGAAIDLTSHLDVQAALKNFVDRAARLSGARYAALGVLDSRGNTTAFVQVGVSEEVQAVLRHPPRGYGVLGAIPVDGPLLLDDLTQHPDFGGFPPGHPPMHSFLGVPVRVNEQVFGRLYLAEKLGGFTEHDAQDMMSLAEAAAVAIENSRLYAEARNRERWIAVSQDITTTLLEGTEEEEALEMIVSRVRDVAEADTALIVLPSVGDAWACEIADGYLAGDLLGLVFPPDGRAMTVLKEGTGLIVDSLTRLRTLRLRELAQFGPALYAPMMLRGEGKGVLLLLRRIGGPEFDPSDRAMAESVARQAALALELAAARHAQDVAALLDERARIGRDLHDLAIQQLFATGMQLEAARTAAAERGDPALTTLLEDSLSSVDESVKQIRAIVHSLREPDTAVVLVERLRREASLARTSLGYAPSLVIDVEGTVISDDDAQAGLVDIIDDRVDADISDDVVAVVREGLSNAARHARAASVQVRVSVLGSGPTGRVIVDVEDDGGGVDPTVSRRSGLANLATRARRHGGTFSLGKSERGQGSLMSWQVPLS; encoded by the coding sequence ATGAGCGCCGAGGCCCCCGGCGACGACGGCATCCACGTCCGCCGGGCCACCGACGCCACCGGCGGCGCCGACCGGCGCCCGGACACCATCGCCTCGAACACCTCCTCCCTCCTCGGCGCGGCGATCGACCTCACCTCGCACCTGGACGTCCAGGCCGCGCTCAAGAACTTCGTCGACCGTGCCGCGCGCCTGTCCGGGGCCCGCTACGCCGCGCTCGGCGTCCTCGACAGCCGCGGCAACACCACCGCGTTCGTCCAGGTGGGCGTCAGCGAGGAGGTGCAGGCGGTCCTCCGACACCCGCCGCGGGGGTACGGCGTGCTCGGGGCCATCCCCGTCGACGGCCCGCTCCTGCTGGACGACCTCACCCAGCACCCCGACTTCGGGGGCTTCCCGCCCGGCCACCCCCCGATGCACTCCTTCCTCGGGGTGCCGGTGCGGGTCAACGAGCAGGTCTTCGGCCGGCTGTACCTGGCCGAGAAGCTGGGTGGGTTCACCGAGCACGACGCCCAGGACATGATGAGCCTGGCGGAGGCGGCCGCGGTCGCCATCGAGAACTCCCGCCTCTACGCCGAGGCGCGCAACCGCGAGCGCTGGATCGCGGTGAGCCAGGACATCACCACCACGCTGCTCGAGGGCACCGAGGAGGAGGAGGCCCTGGAGATGATCGTCTCCCGGGTCCGCGACGTCGCCGAGGCCGACACCGCGCTCATCGTGCTGCCCTCCGTCGGGGACGCCTGGGCGTGCGAGATCGCCGACGGGTACCTCGCCGGGGACCTCCTCGGCCTGGTCTTCCCGCCCGACGGCCGGGCCATGACGGTCCTCAAGGAGGGCACCGGCCTCATCGTCGACTCCCTCACCCGGCTGCGCACGCTGCGCCTGCGCGAGCTCGCCCAGTTCGGCCCGGCCCTGTACGCGCCGATGATGCTGCGCGGTGAGGGCAAGGGCGTGCTCCTGCTGCTCCGGCGCATCGGCGGGCCGGAGTTCGACCCCTCCGACCGCGCCATGGCCGAGTCGGTCGCCCGTCAGGCCGCTCTGGCCCTCGAGCTCGCCGCGGCCCGGCACGCCCAGGACGTCGCGGCGCTGCTCGACGAGCGCGCCCGCATCGGCCGCGACCTGCACGACCTGGCCATCCAGCAGCTCTTCGCCACCGGCATGCAGCTCGAGGCCGCCCGCACCGCCGCCGCCGAGCGGGGCGACCCGGCCCTGACCACGCTCCTCGAGGACTCCCTGTCCAGCGTGGACGAGTCCGTCAAGCAGATCCGCGCCATCGTGCACTCCCTGCGCGAGCCGGACACCGCCGTCGTGCTCGTCGAGCGGCTACGGCGCGAGGCCTCCCTCGCCCGGACCTCGCTGGGGTACGCCCCCTCGCTCGTCATCGACGTCGAGGGCACCGTCATCTCCGACGACGACGCCCAGGCCGGGCTGGTCGACATCATCGACGACCGGGTCGACGCGGACATCTCCGACGACGTCGTCGCGGTGGTCCGCGAGGGACTGTCCAACGCCGCCCGCCACGCCCGGGCCGCCTCGGTCCAGGTGCGCGTGAGCGTGCTCGGCTCCGGCCCGACCGGCCGCGTGATCGTCGACGTCGAGGACGACGGCGGCGGCGTCGACCCCACCGTGAGCCGTCGCTCCGGACTGGCCAACCTCGCCACCCGCGCCCGGCGGCACGGCGGGACGTTCTCCCTCGGCAAGAGCGAGCGCGGCCAGGGCAGCCTCATGAGCTGGCAGGTGCCGCTCAGCTAG
- a CDS encoding response regulator transcription factor, which produces MIIDDHEVVRRGIAEIVDRAEGLTVVAEAGSVAEAVRRAQLVRPEVLLVDLQLPDGTGIDIIATLREKVPDARPIVLTSFDDDDALASALAAGAKAYLLKTVRGAEIADVVRAVASGRTLLDERTVTRRRADHEDPTADLTPSERRVLELIGDGLSNREIGDRLGVAEKTVKNHITALLSKMGLQRRTQVAAWVAGQRAAGWRG; this is translated from the coding sequence ATGATCATCGACGACCACGAGGTCGTGCGTCGGGGGATCGCGGAGATCGTCGACCGCGCCGAGGGCCTCACGGTCGTCGCGGAGGCCGGCTCGGTGGCCGAGGCCGTGCGCCGGGCGCAGCTCGTCCGGCCCGAGGTCCTCCTCGTCGACCTGCAGCTGCCCGACGGCACCGGCATCGACATCATCGCCACCCTGCGCGAGAAGGTGCCGGACGCGCGGCCCATCGTCCTGACGTCATTCGACGACGACGACGCGCTCGCTTCCGCCCTCGCGGCCGGCGCCAAGGCCTACCTGCTCAAGACCGTCCGCGGCGCGGAGATCGCCGACGTCGTGCGGGCCGTCGCCTCGGGCCGCACCCTCCTGGACGAGCGGACGGTCACCCGCCGGCGCGCGGACCACGAGGACCCCACCGCCGACCTCACCCCGTCCGAGCGCCGCGTGCTCGAGCTCATCGGCGACGGCCTGTCCAACCGCGAGATCGGCGACCGGCTGGGCGTGGCGGAGAAGACCGTGAAGAACCACATCACGGCGCTGCTGTCGAAGATGGGTCTGCAGCGCCGCACCCAGGTCGCCGCCTGGGTCGCCGGGCAGCGCGCCGCCGGCTGGCGGGGCTGA
- the mutM gene encoding bifunctional DNA-formamidopyrimidine glycosylase/DNA-(apurinic or apyrimidinic site) lyase has protein sequence MPELPEVETVRAGLAGRVVGRRVATAEVLHPRAVRRQPGGAAELVARVAGRTVAAAVRRGKYLWLNLGEPGEPGELTEHDLPQEALVAHLGMSGQLLVQEPDGSRRHDADAAAFVADGPARDLTATLPPTLVRTVPLSTAHLRVRLTFDDGGQLWFVDQRTFGHVLVAGTVPTADGGPGGHGSAAPVLPAPVAHIARDLLDPALDRAALVRRTRARRTEVKRALLDQTLVSGVGNIYADEALWRARLHGSRPTDRLSPARVRELLDAATDVMREALAVGGTSFDALYVDVEGAAGYFGRSLNAYGREGLPCPRCGRPIRREQFMNRSSFSCPGCQRRARA, from the coding sequence GTGCCTGAGCTCCCCGAGGTCGAGACGGTCCGGGCCGGCCTCGCCGGCCGGGTCGTCGGCCGACGGGTGGCGACCGCGGAGGTGCTGCACCCGAGGGCGGTCCGCCGTCAGCCCGGCGGGGCCGCCGAGCTCGTCGCCCGGGTGGCCGGCCGCACGGTCGCCGCCGCGGTCCGGCGCGGGAAGTACCTGTGGCTCAACCTCGGTGAACCGGGTGAGCCGGGTGAGCTTACTGAGCACGACCTGCCCCAGGAGGCGCTCGTCGCCCACCTGGGAATGTCGGGCCAGCTCCTCGTCCAGGAGCCCGACGGCAGCCGGCGCCACGACGCCGACGCCGCCGCGTTCGTCGCCGACGGGCCCGCCCGCGACCTCACCGCCACCCTCCCGCCGACGCTCGTGCGGACCGTCCCGCTCTCCACCGCGCACCTGCGCGTGCGGCTGACCTTCGACGATGGCGGCCAGCTCTGGTTCGTCGACCAGCGCACCTTCGGCCACGTCCTGGTCGCCGGCACGGTCCCCACGGCCGACGGCGGGCCCGGCGGTCACGGCAGCGCGGCGCCGGTCCTGCCCGCACCGGTGGCGCACATCGCCCGCGACCTCCTCGACCCCGCGCTCGACCGCGCCGCGCTCGTCCGGCGCACCCGGGCCAGGCGCACCGAGGTCAAGCGCGCCCTCCTCGACCAGACCCTCGTCTCCGGCGTGGGCAACATCTACGCCGACGAGGCCCTGTGGCGCGCCCGCCTCCACGGCTCCCGGCCCACGGACCGACTCTCGCCGGCGCGGGTGCGCGAGCTGCTCGACGCCGCGACCGACGTCATGCGCGAGGCGCTGGCGGTCGGGGGGACGTCCTTCGACGCCCTCTACGTCGACGTCGAGGGCGCCGCCGGGTACTTCGGGCGCTCCCTCAACGCCTACGGCCGCGAGGGCCTGCCGTGCCCGCGGTGCGGACGGCCGATCCGGCGGGAGCAGTTCATGAACCGCAGCTCGTTCTCCTGCCCGGGCTGCCAGCGCCGGGCGCGCGCGTGA
- the rnc gene encoding ribonuclease III has product MSRRRARHDDVVETPARDDVQALLGALGTDIDPELLVLALTHRSFAHEAGGLPTNERLEFLGDSVLGIVVTEYLYRHHPDVPEGDLARMRAATVSQRALAGVARDLDLGAFILLGRGELVTGGREKDSILSDTVEALIGATYLCHGLEHTRGVVEQLVAPLLGQAARLGAGLDWKTSLQELAAGRGLGAPGYVVSGTGPDHARTFSAVVLLEGERYGQGVGPSKKVAEQNAAEDAYERLDGDAGPLPDDGADAAEPPGTDAARRA; this is encoded by the coding sequence ATGAGCCGGCGCCGGGCCAGGCACGACGACGTCGTGGAGACGCCCGCCCGCGACGACGTCCAGGCGCTGCTGGGCGCGCTCGGCACCGACATCGACCCCGAGCTGCTCGTCCTGGCGCTGACGCACCGGTCCTTCGCCCACGAGGCCGGGGGGCTGCCCACCAACGAGCGGCTGGAGTTCCTCGGCGACTCCGTGCTCGGCATCGTCGTGACGGAGTACCTCTACCGCCACCACCCCGACGTCCCCGAGGGGGACCTGGCCCGGATGCGGGCGGCGACGGTGAGCCAGCGGGCCCTCGCGGGCGTGGCGCGCGACCTCGACCTCGGAGCGTTCATCCTCCTGGGCCGCGGCGAGCTCGTCACCGGTGGCCGTGAGAAGGACTCCATCCTCTCCGACACCGTCGAGGCGCTCATCGGTGCGACCTACCTGTGCCACGGCCTGGAGCACACCCGTGGCGTCGTCGAGCAGCTCGTGGCACCGCTCCTGGGCCAGGCCGCCCGCCTCGGCGCCGGCCTCGACTGGAAGACCTCGCTCCAGGAGCTGGCGGCCGGCCGTGGGCTCGGCGCGCCCGGCTACGTGGTCAGCGGCACCGGGCCCGACCACGCCCGCACCTTCTCCGCCGTCGTCCTCCTCGAGGGCGAGCGGTACGGCCAGGGCGTGGGCCCCTCGAAGAAGGTCGCCGAGCAGAACGCCGCCGAGGACGCCTACGAGCGGCTCGACGGCGACGCCGGCCCGCTGCCCGACGACGGCGCCGACGCGGCCGAGCCTCCGGGAACCGACGCGGCCCGGCGTGCCTGA
- a CDS encoding YceD family protein, which translates to MDPRSPLVVSTHDLGRRAGAMRTLSTSVPAPADMGTEVIGVPLGAELDLDLTLQAVADGVLVTGTAAAPLHGECVRCLRDVDSSITVDVSELYYYEGRKAALTEEGDEEAEDLPELEGELLDLEPTVRDAVVLALPFQPLCRADCAGLCPHCGVRLDDAEPGHHHEELDPRWAALGSLFAEDEGSDPEGGEEAR; encoded by the coding sequence ATGGACCCCCGATCCCCGCTCGTGGTCAGCACGCACGACCTCGGCCGCCGGGCCGGGGCGATGCGCACCCTCAGCACGAGCGTCCCAGCCCCCGCCGACATGGGCACGGAGGTCATCGGCGTGCCCCTCGGCGCCGAGCTCGACCTGGACCTGACCCTGCAGGCGGTCGCCGACGGCGTCCTCGTCACCGGCACCGCCGCCGCGCCCCTGCACGGGGAGTGCGTGCGCTGCCTGCGCGACGTCGACTCCTCGATCACCGTCGACGTCTCGGAGCTGTACTACTACGAGGGCCGCAAGGCCGCGCTGACCGAGGAGGGCGACGAGGAGGCCGAGGACCTCCCCGAGCTCGAGGGCGAGCTCCTCGACCTCGAGCCCACCGTGCGCGACGCGGTCGTCCTCGCCCTGCCGTTCCAGCCCCTGTGCCGCGCGGACTGCGCCGGGCTGTGCCCGCACTGCGGCGTCCGTCTCGACGACGCCGAGCCCGGCCACCACCACGAGGAGCTCGACCCGCGCTGGGCCGCCCTCGGCTCGCTCTTCGCCGAGGACGAGGGGTCGGACCCCGAGGGCGGCGAGGAGGCTCGATGA
- the coaD gene encoding pantetheine-phosphate adenylyltransferase yields the protein MDATRDGTLAVCPGSYDPITLGHVDVVRRARGLFGEVVVAVAHNPDKRYLLDLDERLALARSATAGIDGVRVAAVPGLLAEFCAQVGATAVVKGLRGAADFDAEHSMALMNRHLSGVETVFVMGDPALAHVASSLVKDVARHGGPVEDLVTADVAAALRRVLPAPPVPGGTR from the coding sequence ATGGACGCCACGCGGGACGGCACCCTGGCGGTGTGCCCCGGGTCGTACGACCCCATCACCCTCGGGCACGTCGACGTCGTCCGGCGAGCGCGCGGCCTCTTCGGCGAGGTCGTGGTCGCCGTCGCGCACAACCCCGACAAGCGCTACCTCCTCGACCTCGACGAGCGCCTCGCGCTGGCCCGCTCCGCCACCGCCGGGATCGACGGCGTGCGCGTGGCCGCGGTGCCCGGTCTGCTCGCGGAGTTCTGCGCGCAGGTCGGCGCCACCGCCGTGGTCAAGGGTCTGCGCGGCGCTGCCGACTTCGACGCCGAGCACTCGATGGCCCTCATGAACCGCCACCTCAGCGGCGTCGAGACCGTCTTCGTCATGGGCGACCCGGCGCTCGCCCACGTCGCCTCCTCCCTCGTCAAGGACGTCGCCCGCCACGGCGGCCCGGTCGAGGACCTCGTCACCGCCGACGTCGCCGCGGCGCTGCGCCGCGTGCTGCCCGCACCACCCGTCCCTGGAGGTACGCGATGA
- the rsmD gene encoding 16S rRNA (guanine(966)-N(2))-methyltransferase RsmD codes for MTRIVAGSAGGRSLDVPRTGTRPTSERVREALFSRLDHLGVVRGAVVLDLYAGSGALGLEAASRGARRVTLVEAARPAAALCRKNAARLGLGGVTVVGARVLTHLAGPPLAADLVLLDPPYDVDEDDLAEVLARLGDGWVAPDGVVVVERSRRSPEPAWPAGMIRTDSRTYGDTQVWFAEPAPG; via the coding sequence ATGACCAGGATCGTGGCCGGCTCGGCCGGCGGGCGGAGCCTCGACGTGCCGCGCACCGGCACCAGGCCCACCTCCGAACGGGTCCGCGAGGCGCTGTTCTCCCGGTTGGACCACCTCGGCGTCGTCCGGGGCGCCGTCGTCCTGGACCTCTACGCCGGCTCGGGCGCACTCGGTCTGGAGGCAGCCTCGCGCGGGGCGCGCCGGGTGACCCTCGTCGAGGCGGCCCGCCCGGCTGCGGCCCTGTGCCGGAAGAACGCCGCCAGGCTGGGCCTCGGCGGGGTCACCGTCGTCGGCGCCCGCGTCCTGACCCACCTGGCCGGCCCGCCCCTCGCGGCGGACCTCGTCCTGCTCGACCCGCCCTACGACGTCGACGAGGACGACCTCGCCGAGGTCCTGGCACGGCTGGGGGACGGGTGGGTGGCCCCGGACGGGGTGGTCGTCGTCGAACGCTCGCGCCGCAGCCCCGAGCCGGCGTGGCCGGCCGGGATGATCCGCACCGACTCCCGGACATACGGCGACACGCAGGTCTGGTTCGCCGAGCCGGCCCCGGGGTAG
- a CDS encoding transferase, translating to MRNQHLQRNEFEDDEGVTRRYAPHANGGGYVEAAARVDPTAFVGEGAYVDPGAQVMPRARVAPRAWVDRGSVVGADAEVGPGAHVGPRAVVGSGATVGARARVGEWVRVAPRSRVAPDTVLTAGVTTAAGATTAAGVTTAAGAGSAGTTSTRSDARSSARRRRAA from the coding sequence ATGCGCAACCAGCACCTGCAGCGCAACGAGTTCGAGGACGACGAGGGCGTCACCCGACGCTACGCGCCCCACGCCAACGGTGGCGGGTACGTCGAGGCGGCCGCGCGCGTGGACCCCACCGCGTTCGTCGGCGAGGGTGCCTACGTCGACCCCGGGGCGCAGGTCATGCCGCGAGCGCGTGTCGCCCCCCGGGCCTGGGTCGACCGCGGGTCGGTGGTCGGCGCGGACGCCGAGGTCGGACCCGGCGCCCACGTGGGCCCGCGTGCGGTCGTCGGGAGCGGGGCCACGGTCGGGGCACGCGCCCGGGTCGGGGAGTGGGTCCGGGTCGCTCCGCGATCCCGGGTGGCCCCCGACACCGTCCTGACGGCCGGGGTGACCACGGCGGCCGGGGCCACGACGGCGGCCGGGGTGACCACGGCGGCCGGGGCCGGCTCGGCCGGGACGACGTCCACGAGGTCGGACGCGAGGTCGTCGGCGCGGCGCCGGCGGGCCGCCTAG
- a CDS encoding LLM class flavin-dependent oxidoreductase → MSVPVSVLDLATVHTGGTVRETLDSSVDLARHAERWGYRRYWFAEHHNMPTVASSATAVLVGHVAAHTSTIRVGAGGVMLPNHSPLVVAEQFGTLETLYPGRIDLGLGRAPGGDMAMLRALRRDPSAAESFPQDVVELQSLLGPLTPGQGVRATPGTGTEVPLYILGSSLFGARLAAALGLPYAFASHFAPTALVDAVQAYRREYRPSARHPEPWVIAGLNVFAADTDAAARELHADALRAGAARLTRRGEDLTPAEADAVLASPAGDQIRMMTHYSAVGGPEGLKDQVEMFVRHAGADEIIVATNAPTHEQRRRSYEILAGALDLAG, encoded by the coding sequence ATGTCCGTCCCCGTCTCCGTCCTCGACCTCGCGACCGTCCACACCGGTGGCACCGTCCGCGAGACGCTCGACAGCTCCGTCGACCTCGCCCGCCACGCCGAGCGGTGGGGCTACCGCCGCTACTGGTTCGCCGAGCACCACAACATGCCCACGGTGGCGTCCTCGGCCACCGCCGTGCTCGTCGGGCACGTCGCGGCGCACACGAGCACCATCCGGGTCGGTGCCGGCGGGGTCATGCTGCCCAACCACTCCCCCCTCGTCGTCGCCGAGCAGTTCGGCACGCTCGAGACGCTCTACCCCGGCCGCATCGACCTGGGCCTGGGCCGCGCCCCCGGCGGGGACATGGCCATGCTGCGCGCGCTGCGCCGCGACCCCTCCGCCGCGGAGAGCTTCCCGCAGGACGTGGTCGAGCTGCAGTCCCTCCTCGGTCCCCTCACGCCCGGCCAGGGCGTCCGCGCCACCCCGGGCACCGGCACCGAGGTCCCGTTGTACATCCTGGGCTCCTCCCTCTTCGGTGCCCGGCTCGCGGCGGCGCTGGGCCTGCCCTACGCCTTCGCCTCCCACTTCGCCCCGACGGCGCTCGTCGACGCCGTGCAGGCCTACCGCCGCGAGTACCGGCCGTCCGCGCGTCATCCCGAGCCGTGGGTCATCGCCGGCCTCAACGTCTTCGCCGCCGACACCGACGCCGCCGCCCGCGAGCTCCACGCCGACGCCCTGCGCGCCGGCGCAGCCCGCCTGACGCGCCGCGGCGAGGACCTCACCCCCGCCGAGGCCGACGCCGTCCTCGCCTCCCCCGCCGGCGACCAGATCCGGATGATGACGCACTACTCCGCGGTCGGCGGGCCCGAGGGCCTCAAGGACCAGGTCGAGATGTTCGTCCGGCACGCGGGGGCGGACGAGATCATCGTCGCGACGAACGCCCCCACGCACGAGCAGCGCCGTCGCTCCTACGAGATCCTCGCCGGGGCCCTCGACCTGGCGGGTTGA
- a CDS encoding ATP-binding protein, protein MGIVDPVRNPYMPGAGRKPAALVGRDDTLRSWDIALQRAERGVTDQPFVLYGLRGVGKTVLLTQLRHDAQARDWWVVQVEAGANRSLREMLGEGLYEPLSEISRPSAGRRVLRALKTALSFKASYDATGTWTFGADLSGIPGGGADSGVLDTDLRKIIKDVSLAAAEEGVGLAILIDEAQDLSTAELTTLAVVSQAAAQDNWPVLFALAGLPSLPQTLAEAKSYTERFQFNPVEKLSHEDAHAAIVRPAEQEGVSWDGAALENLVEASGR, encoded by the coding sequence ATGGGCATCGTGGACCCGGTGAGAAATCCGTACATGCCTGGCGCGGGCCGCAAGCCAGCCGCGCTCGTCGGTCGCGACGACACGCTGCGCTCCTGGGACATCGCCCTCCAGCGAGCAGAGCGCGGCGTCACAGATCAGCCGTTCGTGCTGTATGGCCTGCGCGGAGTTGGCAAGACCGTCCTGTTGACCCAGTTGCGCCATGACGCACAGGCACGCGACTGGTGGGTAGTTCAAGTCGAAGCGGGCGCAAACCGATCACTGCGAGAGATGCTGGGCGAAGGACTGTACGAGCCACTCTCAGAGATCAGTCGACCTTCCGCCGGGCGCAGAGTCCTTCGGGCACTGAAGACCGCCCTCTCTTTCAAGGCCTCCTACGACGCGACAGGGACCTGGACGTTTGGAGCGGACCTGTCCGGCATTCCCGGGGGTGGCGCAGACAGCGGCGTCCTCGACACCGATCTCCGAAAGATCATCAAGGACGTATCCCTCGCGGCAGCCGAGGAGGGCGTGGGACTCGCAATCCTGATCGACGAGGCGCAGGACCTGAGCACCGCGGAGTTGACGACGCTCGCTGTGGTCTCTCAAGCTGCAGCGCAGGACAACTGGCCGGTGCTGTTCGCTCTCGCAGGTCTCCCGAGCCTTCCTCAGACGCTGGCCGAAGCAAAGTCGTACACAGAACGGTTCCAGTTCAACCCGGTCGAAAAACTGTCGCATGAGGACGCGCACGCAGCCATCGTCCGACCCGCCGAGCAGGAGGGTGTTTCATGGGACGGAGCCGCGCTCGAGAATCTCGTCGAAGCTTCCGGTCGATAG
- a CDS encoding SDR family oxidoreductase, producing the protein MTDAPLALVSGATGYIGGRLVPELLAAGLRVRAMARHPDRLDGRPWREGIEVVAADALDEDALAAAMEGVDVAYYLIHSLGTGATFEERDRRTARTFGVAARRAGVGRIVYLGGLHPEEEELSAHLSSRKEVGEILLASGVPTTVLQAAVIIGSGSASFEMMRYLTERLPAMIAPKWLENRIQPIAVRDVLRYLVGAASMPADVSRAFDIGGPEVLTYRQMMQRYAAVAGLPPRVIKTVPVLTPRLASHWVGLVTPVPAGLARPLVESLIHEVVAKEEDIKAYVPDPPEGLIGFDRAVELALQRVRDFDVSTSWSSASPAGAPSDPLPDDPDWAGGSLQVDERETVVDAGADDLWTVIEGIGGAHGWYSWRLGWVARGLMDRVFGGPGLRRGRRHPHQLAVGDALDWWRVEKLDDGHLLRLRAEMRLPGEAWLELVADTDDAGRTLFRQRAIYHPHGLLGQAYWWAVYPFHGVVFGGMQRNIARAAEEAAKAADGGTAKAADGETAEDTGTAAQTTAP; encoded by the coding sequence ATGACCGACGCCCCCCTCGCCCTCGTCTCCGGCGCCACCGGCTACATCGGCGGCCGCCTCGTGCCCGAGCTCCTCGCCGCCGGCCTGCGGGTGCGCGCCATGGCGCGCCACCCCGACCGGCTCGACGGGCGGCCCTGGCGCGAGGGCATCGAGGTCGTCGCGGCCGACGCCCTCGACGAGGACGCGCTCGCCGCGGCCATGGAGGGCGTGGACGTCGCCTACTACCTCATCCACTCCCTCGGGACCGGCGCGACCTTCGAGGAGCGCGACCGGCGCACCGCCCGCACCTTCGGGGTCGCGGCCCGCCGGGCCGGCGTCGGGCGCATCGTCTACCTCGGCGGCCTGCACCCCGAGGAGGAGGAGCTCTCCGCCCACCTGAGCTCACGCAAGGAGGTCGGGGAGATCCTCCTCGCCTCCGGCGTGCCCACCACCGTCCTGCAGGCCGCGGTCATCATCGGCTCGGGCAGCGCGTCCTTCGAGATGATGCGCTACCTCACCGAGCGGCTCCCGGCGATGATCGCGCCGAAGTGGCTGGAGAACCGGATCCAGCCCATCGCCGTGCGTGACGTCCTGCGCTACCTCGTCGGGGCGGCGTCCATGCCGGCCGACGTCAGCCGCGCGTTCGACATCGGCGGGCCCGAGGTCCTCACCTACCGGCAGATGATGCAGCGCTACGCCGCCGTCGCCGGCCTGCCCCCGCGGGTCATCAAGACCGTCCCCGTGCTCACCCCACGGCTGGCGAGCCACTGGGTGGGCCTGGTCACCCCGGTGCCCGCCGGGCTCGCGCGCCCGCTCGTGGAGTCGCTCATCCACGAGGTCGTGGCGAAGGAGGAGGACATCAAGGCCTACGTCCCCGACCCGCCCGAGGGCCTCATCGGCTTCGACCGGGCCGTCGAGCTCGCCCTCCAGCGGGTCCGCGACTTCGACGTCTCCACGAGCTGGTCGTCCGCCTCCCCGGCCGGCGCGCCGTCCGACCCGCTGCCCGACGACCCGGACTGGGCCGGTGGGTCCCTGCAGGTGGACGAGCGCGAGACGGTCGTCGACGCGGGCGCCGACGACCTGTGGACGGTCATCGAGGGCATCGGTGGGGCGCACGGCTGGTACTCCTGGCGCCTGGGGTGGGTGGCGCGCGGGCTCATGGACCGCGTCTTCGGCGGGCCGGGCCTGCGCCGCGGCCGACGTCATCCGCACCAGCTCGCCGTCGGCGACGCGCTGGACTGGTGGCGCGTGGAGAAGCTCGACGACGGCCACCTCCTGCGGCTGCGGGCGGAGATGCGTCTGCCCGGCGAGGCCTGGCTCGAGCTCGTGGCCGACACCGACGACGCCGGCCGGACGCTCTTCCGCCAGCGGGCGATCTACCACCCGCACGGGCTGCTCGGCCAGGCGTACTGGTGGGCGGTCTACCCCTTCCACGGCGTGGTCTTCGGCGGCATGCAGCGCAACATCGCCCGCGCCGCCGAGGAGGCGGCGAAGGCGGCGGACGGAGGGACGGCGAAGGCGGCGGACGGGGAGACGGCCGAGGACACCGGGACCGCGGCGCAGACGACGGCCCCGTGA
- a CDS encoding TspO/MBR family protein: MSAPVAAVVTRADRVRQVAVTISLVLCVVGSMIGVGVFGGTPIQDAAGGLLAADATHLAPASPAFSVWTVIYLGLGAYTVVQLLPGRAADSLFRKVGWPAAASMLLNAAWILVVQAGLVALSVAVIVALLAVLVLIFLRLGVAHGRRRLDRVVVDGTFGAYLGWVSVATVANIAAALLGAGFTGAGLPQVLSVAMLAVVAVVGVGLALVGGAGRMSAVGRYGVAATMVWGLVWIGVGRTQGEPLAPVTAYAAWAAAAVIAAVTLLRSRRRTS, encoded by the coding sequence GTGAGCGCACCCGTCGCGGCGGTCGTCACCCGCGCCGACCGCGTCCGGCAGGTCGCGGTGACGATCAGCCTCGTCCTCTGCGTCGTCGGGTCGATGATCGGTGTCGGGGTCTTCGGCGGGACGCCGATCCAGGACGCGGCGGGCGGGCTGCTCGCCGCGGACGCCACGCACCTCGCGCCCGCGTCGCCCGCCTTCTCGGTCTGGACGGTCATCTACCTCGGGCTCGGCGCCTACACGGTCGTCCAGCTGCTGCCCGGACGCGCCGCCGACTCCTTGTTCCGCAAGGTGGGGTGGCCCGCTGCCGCGTCGATGCTCCTCAACGCGGCCTGGATCCTCGTGGTGCAGGCCGGTCTCGTGGCGCTGTCGGTGGCGGTGATCGTTGCGCTGCTCGCCGTCCTCGTGCTCATCTTCCTGCGGCTGGGCGTCGCGCACGGCCGGCGGCGCCTCGACCGCGTCGTGGTCGACGGGACCTTCGGGGCCTACCTGGGCTGGGTGAGCGTGGCGACGGTCGCCAACATCGCCGCCGCGCTGCTCGGGGCGGGCTTCACCGGTGCCGGCTTGCCGCAGGTGTTGTCGGTCGCCATGCTCGCGGTCGTCGCCGTGGTGGGCGTCGGGCTCGCCCTCGTGGGCGGCGCCGGCCGGATGTCTGCCGTGGGCCGGTACGGCGTCGCCGCGACGATGGTGTGGGGCCTGGTGTGGATCGGCGTCGGCCGCACCCAGGGCGAGCCGCTCGCCCCGGTGACGGCCTACGCCGCGTGGGCCGCGGCGGCCGTCATCGCTGCCGTGACGCTTCTGCGGTCCCGCCGCCGCACCTCCTGA